TGGACCGGGTGGGCGCGGACTTCGACATGTCCGTGGGCACCATCCGCGAGAAGCTGGGCGCGCGCGCGGTGCCCATGCAGCTGCCGCTGGGCACCGAGGACAAGCTCCGCGGCGTCATCGACCTGGTGAAGATGAAGGCCCTGGTGTTCCACGACTCGGAGCAGGGCAGCCGCTACGACGAGGTGGAGATCCCCGAGGAGTTCCGCGACGCGGCGGACACGGCCCGCGCGGCGCTGCTGGAGGCCGCGGCCGAGCAGGACGACGCGCTGACGGAGAAGTTCCTCGAGGGGCAGGAGCTGACCGAGGACGAGATTCGCGGCGCCATCCGCAAGGGCTGCGTGGCGCTGAAGCTGTTCCCGGTGTTCTGCGGCTCGGCGTTCCGCCACAAGGGCGTGCAGCCGCTGCTGGACGGCGTGGTGGACTACCTGCCCAGCCCGCTGGAGATCCCTCCGGTCCACGGCAAGACGCCCAAGGGCGAGGACGCCATCCGCGAGACGCGGGACGACGCTCCCTTCAGCGCGCTGGCGTTCAAGATCATGAACGACCCCGCGTTCCCCTCGCAGACGCTGACGTTCCTTCGCGTGTACTCCGGCCGGCTGGAGGCGGGCACGGCGGTGTGGAACTCGGTGAAGGGCAAGCGCGAGCGCGTCAGTCGCCTCGTGCAGATGCGCGCGGACAAGAAGGAGGAGCTCACCGAGTGCCTCGCCGGCGACATCTGCGCCGTGGTGGGCCTGAAGCTGGCCAGCACCGGTGACACGCTCTGCGACGACAAGCAGCCCATCATCCTGGAGCGGATGGAGTTCCCCGAGCCGGTCATCGACATCGCGATCGAGCCGAAGTCCACGGCGGACCAGGACAAGATCATCCAGTCGCTGCAGCGGCTGGCGATGGAGGACCCGTCCTTCCGCGTGAAGACGAACGAGGAGACGGGGCAGACCATCATCGCCGGCATGGGCGAGCTCCACCTCGAAATCATCGTCGACCGGCTCCTGCGCGAGTTCAAGGTCGACGCCAACATCGGCAAGCCGCAGGTGGCCTACCGGGAGACCATCACCGCGCAGACGGAGATGGAGGGCAAGTACAT
The nucleotide sequence above comes from Pyxidicoccus xibeiensis. Encoded proteins:
- the fusA gene encoding elongation factor G, translating into MAREHPLERYRNIGIMAHIDAGKTTTTERILFYTGAIHRMGEVHEGNTTTDWMIQERERGITITSAAITAFWNRRDQRYRVNIIDTPGHVDFTIEVERSLRVLDGAVAVFDGVNGVEPQSETVWRQADKYKVPRICFINKMDRVGADFDMSVGTIREKLGARAVPMQLPLGTEDKLRGVIDLVKMKALVFHDSEQGSRYDEVEIPEEFRDAADTARAALLEAAAEQDDALTEKFLEGQELTEDEIRGAIRKGCVALKLFPVFCGSAFRHKGVQPLLDGVVDYLPSPLEIPPVHGKTPKGEDAIRETRDDAPFSALAFKIMNDPAFPSQTLTFLRVYSGRLEAGTAVWNSVKGKRERVSRLVQMRADKKEELTECLAGDICAVVGLKLASTGDTLCDDKQPIILERMEFPEPVIDIAIEPKSTADQDKIIQSLQRLAMEDPSFRVKTNEETGQTIIAGMGELHLEIIVDRLLREFKVDANIGKPQVAYRETITAQTEMEGKYIRQTGGRGQYGHIWLRVMPNEPGKGFSFENKVTGGAVSKEFVDAVKDGVAEAMQNGPVAGYPMVDVKVEAFDGSMHDVDSSEMAFKIAGSLAFKDAVRSAAPVLLEPIMNTEIITPDDFMGDVIGDLNGRRGKVLGMVPRPGRVQAIQAQVPLAAMFGYSTDLRSRSQGRATYTMQFSHYAPAPKSALNR